A section of the Clostridium omnivorum genome encodes:
- a CDS encoding TIGR04066 family peptide maturation system protein → MFKKKAMIYPVDRQAVPLLRYNYLLKEYDIEYAVSPKGWGVSGKDCGVLDGGNKLNKIITTDFEEALQLCDCVIFAESDMPLSFEEMIFPKLKRALETGKDIICTLEIPMEFQEAIDKLDIKSKFTYYPKEKCFNFKPIEHEYIYDIGVPVIGVFGVAERSSKFNIQLALREKLIAQGYKVSQIGTKHYSELFGFHSFPKFMMSSNISESNKIMLLNHFIKKIEVEEMPDIIIVGVPGGLMTYNNNYTNRFGIMAFEVCSAIQFDSVVVSTLYNDYNENYFTAMKQALRYRLGIEVDAFNMAPLKGNFEVLDDKNRFDYLTLSSDFIDNKIKTYSNLDFKIYNVLNDKNNEELMSYLVDKLAGYSDIQAI, encoded by the coding sequence ATGTTTAAAAAGAAAGCTATGATATATCCAGTAGATAGACAAGCGGTTCCTCTATTAAGATACAATTATCTACTAAAAGAATATGATATTGAATATGCGGTTTCACCAAAGGGCTGGGGTGTAAGTGGAAAGGACTGCGGCGTTCTAGATGGTGGAAATAAGCTTAATAAGATAATAACTACAGACTTTGAGGAGGCCTTACAGCTTTGTGACTGTGTTATATTTGCCGAATCTGATATGCCTTTAAGCTTTGAAGAGATGATTTTTCCAAAGCTTAAGAGGGCTCTAGAAACAGGTAAAGATATAATCTGCACCTTGGAGATTCCAATGGAATTTCAGGAGGCTATTGATAAGTTGGACATAAAAAGCAAATTTACATATTATCCAAAGGAAAAGTGCTTTAACTTTAAACCAATAGAGCATGAATATATCTATGACATTGGTGTTCCTGTTATAGGTGTATTTGGAGTAGCTGAGAGAAGCTCTAAATTTAACATACAGCTTGCTCTTAGAGAAAAGCTTATTGCTCAAGGGTACAAGGTGTCGCAGATAGGTACAAAGCATTATTCCGAGCTTTTTGGCTTTCACTCCTTTCCTAAATTTATGATGAGCTCTAATATTAGTGAATCCAATAAGATTATGCTGCTTAATCACTTCATTAAAAAAATCGAAGTGGAGGAAATGCCAGACATAATTATTGTTGGAGTACCTGGAGGACTTATGACCTATAACAATAATTACACCAATAGATTTGGAATTATGGCCTTTGAGGTATGCAGTGCAATTCAGTTTGACTCTGTAGTGGTAAGTACCTTGTACAATGATTATAATGAAAATTATTTTACAGCAATGAAGCAGGCTCTAAGGTATAGATTGGGCATAGAAGTAGATGCCTTCAATATGGCACCGCTAAAAGGCAATTTTGAAGTTTTGGATGATAAGAATAGATTTGATTATTTAACCTTAAGCAGTGATTTCATAGATAATAAAATAAAGACCTACAGCAATTTAGATTTTAAAATTTACAATGTTTTAAATGATAAAAACAATGAGGAGCTTATGAGTTACCTTGTTGATAAGCTGGCAGGCTATTCTGATATTCAGGCAATATAA
- the ccpM gene encoding Cys-rich peptide radical SAM maturase CcpM produces the protein MEDNKAFIHQFSTYNNDYVYDVNTNEILKINKECGEILKCVQKGEIGVQAIEHNEVLNKIKAHGYLSSHRLSEIIHPEDELLEFRLNNKLNMVILQVTQQCNLRCSYCPYSGGYYNREHANKKMNFDIAKRAIDFYMNRSADSEALSVSFYGGEPLLEFELIKKCIDYVESKAEGKKAFFNMTTNATLLTSEIVRYMQQHNIDLMVSLDGPEQAHDKNRDFYGGKGTFETVVERLEMVKEQFPEFFKTITFNCVMDLDNDFGCVSEFFTSFDVIKDSHINFSSLNDDHAKDKRNVNKEDYVSKYNYELFKLFLSKIGRFDEKNVSKMVLGYYSNLQTKIFQERRTEGQREKGHPGGPCVPGAQRLFVDIYGNLYPCERVNESSKAMRIGHIDQGFYMDKAREILNIGKLTEESCKNCWAYRFCSLCASAADDLTELSAERKSEGCRGVKAGIDRMMKDYCILKENGDSFESIKLVEYI, from the coding sequence ATGGAAGATAACAAAGCATTTATACATCAATTTAGCACTTATAATAACGACTATGTGTATGATGTAAATACTAACGAAATACTTAAAATAAATAAAGAGTGCGGTGAAATACTAAAGTGCGTACAGAAGGGTGAAATAGGTGTACAAGCTATAGAGCATAATGAAGTTCTAAATAAGATTAAAGCTCATGGCTACCTTTCAAGTCATAGATTATCTGAAATAATACATCCAGAAGATGAACTATTGGAATTTAGACTTAACAATAAGTTAAACATGGTAATTCTTCAAGTTACACAGCAGTGTAATTTAAGATGCAGCTATTGTCCTTACTCTGGAGGATATTATAATAGAGAGCATGCAAATAAAAAGATGAATTTTGATATTGCTAAAAGGGCCATAGATTTTTATATGAATCGCAGCGCAGACAGTGAAGCATTAAGTGTAAGCTTCTATGGTGGAGAGCCATTATTAGAGTTTGAACTTATTAAAAAGTGTATTGATTATGTTGAAAGTAAGGCAGAAGGTAAAAAAGCCTTTTTTAACATGACCACTAATGCCACCTTGCTTACTTCTGAAATTGTTCGGTATATGCAGCAGCACAATATTGATTTAATGGTAAGCTTAGATGGACCAGAGCAGGCCCATGATAAAAATAGAGATTTTTATGGAGGAAAGGGCACCTTTGAAACTGTTGTAGAGAGACTGGAGATGGTAAAGGAACAGTTTCCTGAATTCTTTAAGACTATAACCTTTAATTGCGTAATGGATCTTGATAATGATTTTGGTTGTGTAAGCGAATTTTTTACCAGCTTTGATGTGATAAAAGATTCTCATATTAATTTTTCAAGCTTGAATGATGATCATGCTAAAGATAAAAGAAACGTCAATAAAGAAGATTATGTATCAAAGTACAACTATGAATTGTTTAAATTATTCCTATCTAAAATAGGTAGATTTGATGAAAAGAATGTATCGAAAATGGTATTGGGCTATTACAGCAATCTTCAAACTAAGATTTTTCAGGAAAGGCGTACAGAAGGGCAGAGGGAAAAGGGACATCCTGGAGGACCATGCGTTCCTGGAGCTCAAAGGCTGTTCGTGGATATATACGGGAATCTATATCCTTGTGAGAGAGTAAATGAATCTTCTAAGGCTATGAGAATAGGACATATAGACCAAGGTTTTTATATGGATAAGGCTAGGGAGATATTAAATATAGGAAAACTAACAGAAGAAAGCTGTAAAAACTGCTGGGCCTACAGATTTTGTTCTTTATGTGCTTCAGCAGCAGACGACTTAACAGAATTATCTGCTGAAAGAAAAAGTGAAGGATGCAGAGGGGTTAAGGCAGGGATTGACAGAATGATGAAGGATTACTGTATTTTAAAGGAGAATGGAGATTCCTTTGAGAGCATTAAATTAGTGGAATATATTTAG
- a CDS encoding peptide maturation system acyl carrier-related protein, translating into MEKELIREQLLNILADKYRVKVEKSDSTYDLNLLGKEMNMGPGDLLCFFLEVEKKYNININEDEIMNGCFKTINSIAQLICEKSDYCLLSDPNAELQ; encoded by the coding sequence ATGGAGAAGGAACTTATAAGAGAACAATTGCTAAATATACTGGCTGATAAGTATAGGGTAAAGGTAGAAAAAAGTGATAGTACTTATGATTTAAATCTATTAGGCAAGGAAATGAATATGGGACCGGGGGATTTACTTTGCTTTTTCCTAGAAGTTGAGAAAAAATATAATATAAATATTAATGAAGATGAAATTATGAATGGCTGCTTTAAAACTATAAATTCCATAGCACAGCTGATTTGTGAAAAGTCGGATTATTGTCTCCTGAGTGATCCAAATGCTGAATTACAATGA
- a CDS encoding S8 family serine peptidase, whose protein sequence is MLNYNEIAVIDDGINDGFYTNITRLSRSIEIHADCGIIEYKNNKIEFSHGTVCAAIICKYAKEAVISSVRILNERNKTTAAQLIKAVEWCLENNIGIVNLSLGSTDINEKENISCVINKAVDAGMIIVAASSNNGKITYPAAFSKVIGVKTLGQQYVGEGYLYHYRPVDGVDISAPSVHKLVNYFGEDESSSCNSFAAPYITAQVYNILKEAHSAYSPLEVKNMLFLKAANFEEIKEVSKASKADLWYMDMNLCLSDRLNRSIDIPMLLVVGEKEKGMAAALKLEELFKLQGYRCGVYSDIDNCEMNYLPFKELYYEKTIQSDHIKGIISLFEIDLGIVFVEFNRLDINYLKVVEEVIENDIRIVVNNDKCNIIVLSEEQENLKVPYRAKDVDEAFKYILELYQ, encoded by the coding sequence ATGCTGAATTACAATGAAATAGCCGTTATTGACGATGGAATAAATGATGGCTTTTATACTAATATTACTAGGTTAAGTAGGAGCATAGAAATTCATGCTGACTGCGGAATAATTGAATATAAAAATAACAAAATAGAATTTAGCCATGGAACAGTCTGTGCAGCAATAATATGTAAATATGCTAAAGAGGCTGTAATTAGCAGTGTTAGAATTCTAAATGAAAGAAACAAGACTACAGCAGCCCAGCTTATAAAGGCAGTGGAATGGTGTCTTGAGAACAATATTGGAATTGTGAATCTAAGCCTTGGTTCCACGGATATTAATGAAAAAGAAAACATCAGTTGTGTTATAAATAAAGCTGTAGATGCAGGAATGATTATAGTTGCAGCCAGCAGTAATAATGGCAAAATAACTTATCCGGCTGCTTTTTCAAAGGTAATAGGGGTTAAAACTTTAGGACAGCAGTATGTTGGTGAAGGCTACTTATATCACTATAGACCTGTAGATGGTGTGGATATATCAGCGCCTTCGGTGCATAAACTAGTAAATTATTTTGGAGAAGATGAAAGCAGCTCCTGTAATAGCTTTGCAGCTCCCTATATTACAGCACAAGTATATAATATTCTTAAGGAAGCTCACTCAGCATATTCGCCTTTAGAGGTAAAAAATATGCTGTTTCTAAAAGCAGCAAACTTTGAAGAAATTAAAGAGGTCAGCAAAGCATCTAAAGCTGACCTTTGGTATATGGATATGAATCTGTGTCTTAGTGACAGACTGAATAGGTCTATAGATATTCCAATGCTATTGGTGGTAGGGGAAAAAGAAAAGGGAATGGCAGCGGCCTTAAAGCTTGAAGAGCTTTTCAAACTTCAGGGGTATAGATGCGGAGTATATTCAGATATAGACAACTGTGAAATGAATTACTTGCCTTTTAAAGAGCTATATTATGAAAAAACTATACAGAGTGATCACATTAAAGGCATAATAAGTTTATTTGAAATTGATCTAGGCATAGTTTTTGTGGAGTTTAATAGACTGGATATAAATTATCTAAAGGTTGTTGAAGAGGTTATAGAAAATGATATAAGAATAGTTGTGAACAATGATAAATGTAATATAATTGTACTGAGTGAAGAACAGGAAAATCTTAAAGTGCCATATAGAGCTAAAGATGTAGATGAAGCATTTAAGTACATATTGGAGCTCTATCAGTAA